Proteins found in one Acidobacteriota bacterium genomic segment:
- a CDS encoding aminotransferase class I/II-fold pyridoxal phosphate-dependent enzyme encodes MTSPEFTDFDSLRNQHFPTDAMVEAIRRALPAVAQTRGSTQAELNRTLARYLLCEPEHVQVLQGASQIFPILKRLVGVRPVLRPEPSLGEYARIFPRAKTYADALAGFDLAAFDAAIPGDGVVVIASPNSPTGTVVPTAWVDECVRRHPHTLFVVDESLADFCDETPMVERLKADPVSNVIVIKSLGNAFGVPGLGLGYVYCLNPEVIRVLDDEIPLWNLSRPAEFFLELMLAHRADFERSLAATKADRAAFAEILAKVPVVARVHAGGGNFLLASLRGHDPTMAGAIKTELLAQHNIGVADASYRLRPALPRLRVAVRLPEENARFCRALDSVTIAVPS; translated from the coding sequence ATGACGAGCCCCGAATTCACCGACTTCGATTCCCTGCGCAACCAGCACTTTCCGACCGATGCCATGGTCGAGGCAATCCGGCGGGCGCTGCCGGCGGTGGCGCAGACGCGCGGATCGACCCAGGCAGAGCTCAATCGGACGCTGGCGCGGTACCTGCTCTGCGAGCCGGAGCATGTGCAGGTGCTGCAGGGCGCCTCGCAGATCTTCCCGATCTTGAAGCGACTGGTGGGCGTCAGGCCGGTGCTGCGGCCAGAACCGTCGCTCGGTGAGTACGCGCGGATCTTCCCGCGCGCGAAGACGTACGCCGATGCCCTTGCCGGCTTCGACCTCGCCGCGTTCGACGCCGCCATTCCGGGCGACGGCGTCGTGGTGATTGCCTCGCCGAACAGTCCCACCGGTACGGTCGTGCCCACGGCGTGGGTCGACGAGTGCGTTCGGCGGCATCCGCATACCCTGTTCGTGGTCGACGAGTCGTTGGCTGACTTCTGCGATGAGACGCCGATGGTCGAGCGGCTGAAGGCCGACCCCGTCTCGAACGTGATCGTCATCAAGAGCCTGGGCAACGCCTTCGGCGTGCCGGGGCTTGGCCTGGGCTACGTCTATTGCCTCAATCCCGAGGTCATTCGGGTGCTGGACGATGAGATTCCCCTGTGGAATCTGAGCCGGCCGGCCGAGTTCTTTCTCGAGCTGATGCTGGCGCACCGAGCCGACTTCGAGCGCTCGCTGGCCGCGACCAAAGCCGACCGCGCGGCCTTTGCCGAGATTCTTGCCAAGGTGCCGGTGGTGGCCCGCGTGCATGCGGGCGGTGGCAACTTCCTGCTGGCGTCGCTGAGGGGCCACGACCCCACCATGGCCGGTGCGATCAAGACCGAGTTGCTGGCGCAGCACAACATCGGCGTTGCGGATGCGTCGTACCGCCTGCGTCCGGCCCTGCCGCGCCTGCGCGTGGCGGTGCGGCTGCCCGAAGAGAACGCGCGGTTCTGCCGCGCGCTTGACAGCGTGACCATCGCGGTCCCGTCATGA
- a CDS encoding tetratricopeptide repeat protein: MQAPPGTLGTPGTPGTLDLMARLAIETGAPGDEALGIVSLFDGRLRNRITTEGDLVTFSRAQLDAGVRIEVEQPDGTATAGPPVSIVRAADEAPIRMEATTTLEVWVTMTTLPPAGQRIRVSLPVSGRTVTTDWVMMPAPPTTPADQLAARARVQQMRGADTLAATADALVAQAPEDARGYYYRGLALESRGDRAGAITAYEAALERTPNNRREPPSALYRRLARLRRAP; this comes from the coding sequence ATGCAAGCCCCCCCTGGCACCCTTGGCACCCCTGGCACCCCTGGCACCTTAGACCTGATGGCCCGTCTCGCGATCGAAACCGGCGCGCCTGGTGACGAGGCCCTGGGCATCGTGAGCCTGTTCGACGGGAGGCTGCGCAACCGCATCACGACCGAAGGCGATCTGGTCACCTTCTCGCGCGCGCAACTCGACGCCGGCGTCCGGATCGAGGTCGAACAGCCGGACGGCACTGCCACGGCCGGGCCACCGGTCTCAATAGTAAGGGCGGCAGACGAAGCACCCATCCGCATGGAGGCGACGACGACGCTCGAAGTCTGGGTCACCATGACGACGTTGCCCCCGGCGGGGCAGCGCATTCGCGTGTCGCTCCCGGTGAGCGGAAGAACCGTCACCACCGACTGGGTGATGATGCCGGCGCCGCCTACGACCCCGGCAGATCAACTGGCCGCTCGCGCCCGCGTCCAGCAGATGCGGGGGGCCGACACGCTGGCTGCCACCGCCGATGCGCTCGTAGCGCAGGCGCCGGAGGACGCCCGCGGCTATTACTATCGCGGTCTTGCGCTGGAGTCGCGGGGCGACCGTGCCGGCGCCATTACCGCTTACGAAGCGGCGCTCGAGCGCACACCCAACAACCGCCGCGAGCCGCCCTCGGCGCTTTATCGACGGTTGGCCCGCCTGCGCCGTGCGCCGTAG
- a CDS encoding ribonuclease activity regulator RraA — MSAANDSAAFAALATVTTATLTTILLKKGLRNVWIRGSFPLTSGQSRIVGRAFTVRFIPAREDLATPASWSSPKSTRAAIEEMPAGCIAVIDANGVKDAGFWGDILCARMAVRGVAGLVSDGAVRDLAGVLSTGLPVWANGTAAPPSVAGLTFVDWQQPIGCGGVAVFPGDVIVADGDGAVVIPAALFEEVVALAVEQERLEGWIMDEVKGGAALPGLYPANAENQARYEASKRHP, encoded by the coding sequence ATGTCCGCTGCCAACGATTCCGCGGCCTTCGCCGCCCTCGCGACCGTCACCACCGCCACGCTCACCACGATCCTGCTCAAGAAGGGCCTTCGCAACGTCTGGATCCGCGGGTCGTTCCCGCTCACCAGCGGCCAATCGCGCATCGTCGGTCGCGCGTTCACGGTTCGCTTCATTCCCGCGCGCGAAGATCTCGCCACACCCGCGTCGTGGAGCTCGCCCAAGTCCACGCGCGCCGCGATCGAAGAAATGCCGGCCGGCTGCATTGCGGTGATCGACGCCAACGGCGTCAAGGACGCTGGTTTCTGGGGCGACATCCTGTGCGCGCGCATGGCCGTGCGCGGCGTGGCCGGGCTCGTGAGCGACGGCGCGGTCCGCGACCTCGCGGGGGTGTTGTCCACCGGGTTGCCGGTCTGGGCCAACGGCACGGCAGCGCCGCCGTCGGTGGCCGGCCTGACCTTTGTCGATTGGCAGCAGCCGATCGGTTGCGGCGGTGTCGCGGTGTTTCCTGGCGATGTGATCGTGGCCGATGGGGATGGTGCGGTGGTGATCCCGGCCGCGCTCTTCGAAGAGGTCGTCGCCCTGGCCGTCGAGCAGGAACGTCTCGAGGGCTGGATCATGGACGAGGTCAAGGGCGGGGCGGCGCTGCCCGGGTTGTATCCGGCCAACGCCGAGAACCAGGCGCGCTACGAGGCGTCGAAGCGGCACCCCTAG
- a CDS encoding M43 family zinc metalloprotease gives MPPLPFIRRHPSPRWVVAGLAAVSLLALVPWHPTAQAPARPVHWEGTLTSVATEDFARQENPFADGVWTATFQVRVKWLEKQRIDVKDPSGRTTGQLVLLVDDGSSWTAEASGVAVTRRRPERLQLSGSGSGGSVLQAGWVYQSMADDDPLKDILPSGAYALWTAADLQVLHTFTATDGTVILQRSPAEVPPQQMLNAIGTRLPVFFWNGQTPAPASIDTTGLRRLMANTLADYPYADRERRALIDGRMQGSFAASGRASEAGITRTVKWDLRRRLGITGTLDAVDATWRPKLAEQVTVRASIDPALGVAGRFRFTLFDVSREKGYALNAGGSGTGLDLRFSGEQPQPMSAPVEPPGSDTLIIETNDATTSASVTLAAFDYGASGKLKAEVIVDGEWYLLDAAGGGSSITVPLDANGNRIWDGWERNAGVWGQAASADQDDEPAGENRGDGFSNFEEYRGFMVGGDWVTTSPRHKELFIYDAYARGLGSFSASGVLTYTIQQTQYDTSRVVNFNRGYASAGAQKGLLLTGDCGLDETTAGEVFPDVGTPNDVEKVCINGAVMRTSSSEEEAHTIAHELGHAVSVEHHGDYDEGKCNGGDDGVIAIWGGATSGHRGCVMAYSDAAYYRGWDGRCHAWTFPAEFGDQFCTSKAGTSINSGARRMEDGHPMPVSGSSTVGNCQHQVKLK, from the coding sequence GTGCCACCTCTGCCTTTCATTCGCCGTCACCCGTCGCCCCGCTGGGTGGTGGCCGGCCTTGCCGCCGTATCGCTGCTCGCGCTCGTGCCGTGGCATCCCACCGCCCAGGCGCCGGCCCGGCCCGTGCACTGGGAAGGCACGCTCACATCGGTCGCCACCGAGGACTTCGCGCGGCAGGAGAACCCGTTTGCCGATGGCGTGTGGACGGCCACCTTCCAGGTGCGCGTCAAGTGGCTCGAAAAGCAGCGCATCGACGTGAAAGATCCGAGCGGCCGCACCACGGGACAACTGGTGTTGCTGGTTGACGATGGGTCGTCGTGGACGGCCGAGGCAAGCGGCGTCGCGGTGACGCGGCGCCGTCCCGAGCGCCTGCAGCTGTCGGGATCCGGTTCGGGCGGCAGCGTGCTGCAGGCGGGATGGGTGTATCAATCGATGGCGGACGACGATCCGCTGAAAGACATCCTGCCGAGCGGTGCTTATGCACTCTGGACCGCCGCCGACCTGCAGGTGCTGCACACCTTCACGGCCACCGACGGCACCGTCATCCTGCAGCGCTCGCCCGCCGAGGTCCCGCCCCAGCAGATGCTGAACGCCATCGGCACTCGCCTGCCGGTGTTCTTCTGGAACGGACAGACGCCCGCGCCGGCCTCGATCGACACCACGGGCCTGCGCCGCCTGATGGCCAACACGCTGGCCGACTATCCCTATGCCGACCGCGAGCGCCGCGCCCTGATCGACGGCCGCATGCAGGGATCGTTCGCCGCGAGTGGGCGCGCATCGGAGGCCGGCATCACGCGCACGGTCAAGTGGGATCTGCGCCGCCGTCTCGGCATCACCGGCACGCTCGACGCCGTCGACGCGACGTGGCGCCCCAAGCTGGCCGAGCAGGTCACGGTGCGGGCCTCGATCGATCCCGCCCTTGGCGTGGCCGGCCGCTTCCGCTTCACGCTGTTCGACGTGTCTCGAGAAAAAGGCTACGCGCTCAATGCCGGGGGCAGCGGCACCGGACTCGACCTGAGATTCTCGGGAGAACAGCCGCAGCCCATGAGCGCGCCGGTGGAACCGCCCGGCAGCGATACCCTCATTATCGAAACCAATGACGCCACCACCTCGGCCAGCGTGACCCTGGCCGCGTTCGACTATGGCGCCTCGGGCAAGCTTAAGGCCGAAGTGATCGTGGACGGTGAATGGTACCTGCTCGATGCCGCCGGCGGCGGCTCATCGATCACGGTTCCGCTCGACGCCAACGGCAACCGCATCTGGGACGGGTGGGAGCGCAACGCCGGCGTGTGGGGCCAGGCGGCGTCGGCGGACCAGGACGACGAGCCGGCGGGCGAGAACCGCGGCGACGGCTTCTCCAACTTCGAGGAGTACCGCGGGTTCATGGTGGGTGGCGACTGGGTAACCACCAGCCCCAGGCACAAGGAGCTCTTCATCTACGATGCCTATGCCAGGGGCCTGGGCTCCTTCAGCGCCAGCGGCGTGCTGACCTACACCATCCAGCAGACCCAGTACGACACCTCGCGCGTGGTCAACTTCAACCGCGGCTACGCATCGGCCGGCGCGCAGAAGGGCCTGCTGCTGACCGGCGATTGCGGCCTCGACGAGACCACGGCCGGCGAGGTGTTTCCCGACGTGGGCACACCCAACGACGTCGAAAAGGTGTGCATCAACGGGGCGGTGATGCGTACCAGCTCCTCCGAAGAGGAAGCCCACACGATTGCGCACGAGCTGGGCCACGCCGTGTCGGTGGAACACCACGGCGACTACGACGAAGGCAAGTGTAACGGGGGCGACGACGGGGTGATTGCCATCTGGGGCGGCGCGACCAGCGGCCACCGCGGCTGCGTCATGGCCTATTCGGACGCCGCCTACTACCGCGGCTGGGACGGTCGGTGCCATGCCTGGACCTTCCCCGCCGAGTTCGGCGACCAGTTCTGCACGTCGAAGGCCGGCACCAGCATCAACAGCGGTGCCCGGCGCATGGAGGACGGCCACCCGATGCCCGTGTCAGGCAGCAGCACGGTCGGCAACTGCCAGCACCAGGTGAAGCTTAAATGA